In Papaver somniferum cultivar HN1 chromosome 1, ASM357369v1, whole genome shotgun sequence, a genomic segment contains:
- the LOC113315033 gene encoding 60S ribosomal protein L35a-3-like: MVKGREGERIRLYVRGTILGYKRSKSNQYPNTSLVQIEGVNTKEEVQWYAGKRVAYIYKAKVKTNGSHYRCIWGKVIRPHGNSGVVRAKFTSNLPPKSMGMRVRVFMYPSNI; the protein is encoded by the exons ATGGTGAAAGGTCGTGAAGGTGAACGTATCAG ACTCTACGTTAGAGGAACCATTCTTGGATACAAGAG gtCAAAGTCGAACCAGTACCCAAACACATCATTGGTTCAGATTGAAGGAGTGAACACCAAAGAAGAAGTACAATGGTATGCTGGTAAGAGGGTGGCTTACATCTACAAGGCTAAGGTCAAGACTAATGGTTCTCACTACCGATGCATTTGGGGAAAAGTTATCAGGCCTCATGGTAACAGTGGTGTTGTTCGTGCTAAATTCACCTCCAACTTGCCACCTAAATCCATG GGAATGAGAGTTAGAGTGTTCATGTACCCAAGCAACATCTAA